From the Ursus arctos isolate Adak ecotype North America unplaced genomic scaffold, UrsArc2.0 scaffold_9, whole genome shotgun sequence genome, the window TTTGTTTATGGTTCTGGTATGTTCTACACCACAATTGATCTCTCCCCTCAGACTTATCAGTTAAGAAGGTATCACCTTCTATGAactatagtaatttttaaaatttcgtAAGTGTAGTGaagaagtatttttattatcGTGTGTTATTAGTGCTTAGTCTcaaactttttatctttttagagaTATCTAAAGTTTACATAGTTAAAATCATATATcatttattgtttaatatttctttctctaGGTCTAAAATCCAAAAGCATTAATGATCTGGTAAAGAACATAGTAAGagagcaatttaaaatttttcaaaatgacatGCAAGAGACTATAGCACAGCTCTTCAAGACTGTATCCAGCTTATCAGAGGACCTTGAAAACACCAGACAAATAATTCGACAGGTTAATGAATCTGTGGTTTCAATAACAGTCCAGCAAAAGTCTGTTTTAATGCCAGAAAACAGGCCCACTTTGACTGACGTACTGGATCTAAAAAATCACATTGTGAATATAAGGCAAGAAATGACTTTCACATGTGAAAAGCCTATTAAAGAACTAGAAGCAAAGCAGACTCATTTAGAAGGTGCTTTAGAACAGGAACATTCACGGAGCATTTTGTATTATGAATCCCTCAACAAGACTCTTTCCAAAATGAAGGAAGTACATGAGCAGCTTTTATCAACTGAACGAGTATCAGATCAGAGGGGCGTTCCAACCGTTGAATCAGTCAGCGGTAATGTCACTGAGTACGTGTCCGCTCTACATGAGACTATAAAGAAGCACGGTTTGATGATGCTGCAAATGTTTGATGATTTGCACATCCAAGACAGCAAGATTAACAATCTCACAGTTGCtttggagatggagaaagaatctATCAGGGGTGAATGTGAAGACATGTTATCCAAGTgcagaaatgattttaaatttcaaattaagGGCACAGAAGAGAATTTACAAGTTTTAAACCAAACATTGGCTGACGTTCTCTTTCCAATGGACAATAAGATGGATAAAATGAATGAGCAGCTAAATGATTTGACTTACGATATGGAGATCCTTCAACCCTTGCTTGAACAGGCAGCACCGTTTAGAGAGACAGTGATACAAGAACCACCAAAAGAAGCAATagctataaagaaaaaagtggaaaacCTGATTAGTGCTGTCAACAGTCTAAATATTCTTATCAAAGAACTTTCAAAAAGACACAACTCACTGAGGAATGAAGTACAGAGTCGTAGTGATGCCTTGGACAGACGTATCAATGAATATGCCTTAGAAATGGAAGATGGCCTAAATAAGAcaatgactattataaataatgctgttgaTTTCATTCAAGATAACTACATGCTGAAAGAGACTTTAAATACAATAAAGTATAATCCCGAAGTCCATCACAAATGTACCCAAAATATGGAAACTATTTTGACATTTATTCCTCAATTCCAACACTTGAATGATTCCATTCAGATGTTGATCAATGACAATCAGAGATACAACTTTGTTTTGCAAGTTGCCAAGGTCCTTGCAGATATTCCTAAGGATGAAAAAGTAAGTCAGTCCAGCTTTCAAAGGATTTATCAAATGTTCAATGAAACCATTTCCCAAGTCATAAAGTACCAGCAAAATATGAgttatttggaggaaaaaatactCTCAACCACAAAGAGTTCCAAAAATTTTGAAACTAGGTTGCAAGATATTGAGACTAAAGTGACCAAGACAATCATACCTTATTATGTTTCACTAAAAAAAGGCAGTGTGACTACAAATGAAAGAGACCAGGCTCTTCAACTGCAGGTACTAACTTCCAGATTTAAGGCTCTGGAAGCAAAATCCATCCACCTCTCAGTTCACCTCACTTCACTTAACAAAACTCTATCTGAAGTTTTACTCATGTGTCATAATGCTTCTACACGTATCTCAGAACTGAATGCAACCATACCTAAGCAGATAGAAAGTTCCCTACCTGATCTTCCGCTTCTTCAGAAACGTCTGACAGAATTTGTGGAATCAATAATTGAGATAAAAACTCAGATTGCCGTATCTAATTTAACTTGGTATGTAAATCGAACACTGTCTGATAGCCTTGCCAATGTTGTCAAGTCTCAGAAGCAAATAAAACCAATACTGAAGAAACCCAATTCACTTAAAAAACCAACAGTGAATCTTACCACTGTCCTGATAGGCCGGACCCAAAGAAACACAGACAACGTTCTAGTTCCTGGTAAGCAATTGCtgaaataataacttttaatctctctttctatttAAAGGGTATTTAGTAGATGTGTGGGGTTTAATAAGACCATAAGACATAAAAGGCACTTTCTTAAACTTGGGTAAATAGTTAAGAAATTCAAAGATCACTGATGGACCACTTGAATCTGATCCCATCCTATGTAAATTAGGCCTCAAGTGCTTATAGTGTAAATATATGTCTACatgtttcttaactttttttctgaCATGACCCTATAATATGACCAAATTTGCCCCTGTAGAACATTTTCGCTTTCATATGTAATTAAGGAAAGCTATTAGATAATGAGCttctggatgaatgaatgagtctcaTTCATTTTGGCATTATCTAACAAAATGTCTGGTAGGCAACTGGAACTCAGTAAATGTCTGTTGAGTgacagaatgaatgaatccaaTTTGGGGATATCACAGCAAGCCACGAATGCCAAACTAAGTGTCTCAGTGCATTTGGGcggctgtaacaaaataccaatgACTGGGGTAGCtttcaaataacagaaatgtatttctcgcAGTTTTGAAGGCTAGACAGTCCAAGATCAGAGTGTCAGCATGGTCAaattctggtgagggccctcttccaggGCCACAGCTGGTGACTTCTTGCTGTGTTCTCCCAAGATGGAAAGTGTGAGAGacctctctggggtctcttttaaaAGAACGCTGTTCCTGTTCATGAGGACtccacctcccaaaggccccgccTCCTAATATCACCAACTTTGGGgtttagaatttcaacatataaattgtGTGTGGACGCATTCAGATCGTAACActaggcatttatttatttatttaacactaaGGCATTTTGATACGGTTTTGTAAGATGGTCTTTGCAAATTTGGAGCAGAGGGTTGGGTATGGTAAGAACTATATCTCAGAGGCATGAAGCTAGCAGGAGTATAGAGCACATCCgcaaagaatgaaattagagatACCAGTCAGGGCAGCATTAGCAGGGCAGTAAGAGCCAGATCTAAGGAAGAGGAAGCTGAAACAGAGCACATATGTGAAACTTGTTGTGGAAGCAAAATTAATGGAACAGCAGGAGAATGGGGAAATCAATGATCCAAGGAACAAAAAATCAGGATTCTGGTCCCAGGTGTTCAGTGATTTCTCTGTAACCTTAAGCAAAtccacctctctgggtctctgtttcttccttttaagtGATGGGATTGTGGTGGGCGTTTTGCTGAGCTCATTAGTAGGAATACTTTGCAGAGCGCATTATTGTCAAAAACATGAGCTGTTCACGGCCTGAATGCATGGCACTTGGGGAGGGAGAAGACCTAGAATACTCTGAAGTTTTGAATTTGGGAAATGAGAGGGTAGCAGGATCATTCACAGATGTAAACACCAGAAGAGAAGCATAAATTTGGGAGGAAGGCGGAAGAATAGCTACTGATTCTTACTAAAAGAAATGACAGTGTTCCTCTCATATGAGTCTGCTATTTAATTATATGCCCAACTCGATGAATTCTTCTATTTTATTGCTTTCTAATTACGAAAGAGTGATCATTGTCCTGACCTAATATGACTCCATCTTTAATCTCTGAATGTTTTGATAATATTAAAACTCACAGAATAATACAAAGCTGAATTGTTTCTTGACCACttaaattattgtatttattcatgaCTTGCTTGCAATTCGTCTGACCCAGGAAGACTAATCTTGTCATGTGGAATCACAGAACAAATGATTTAGACGTTCGTGTTTCCTAGAGAAAGGTGTAGTAGTTCAATACAAGATGTTCTTAtaataattttggaaaaacaatAAGTTGTTCTCTTGCCATTTTATTTCAATCCTTGGTCTCCCTGTGGACATTGCAAATGAGTTTCTGTTAAGCTCTACTCCAGCACACGTGATCATACACCAGGCAAATCATGTCATACTTTTTTCTTAAACCAAAAAATACCTGGATctatatagtaaatataaaatttaaatagcttCAGAATTAATTGAggtaaaagctttaaaagaaCACAAGAACTTATAAATTTTTGTGGTATAAAGAATACATGTTAGGAGCTTATAAAAATTGTGGTTAGATATTTGTATAGCAACTGACTCAATATTAAACTTAATGGGCTAATAATTAACTTAGttctgattctctttttttccaatgATGCCTTGATAAAATTGTTTCCTGTTCCTTTATTTACTGGAAGTAGAATTTTTTCTAGACCTCTCTaccaaaattaataattaatttaaagttCTTTACTTCAGGAAAGATAGCCAACGATGTCAGGGCAATAAAGATATATTGGCCTAATTTCGTGAACTGGGTGGATAGTCACTATACGTAGGACCAGCAGCATGATGTGTAGGACCCTTTTAGTAGGCGTGTGGATATGCACGCTCACTAAGCCGGCTTCTAGGGGCCATGAAACTGATGGCATTCGTTGACAGCTGAGCTGGTAAAGTCTGTGCGTGGTGGTAAAACCAGTAGACTCAGGCTAAGTTCTCCTGTAAGAATAAACCAGCTgtggggtgcttggatggctcagttggttaagcgcctgactcttggttttggctcaggtcataatctcagggtggtgagatcaagccccttcaggctctgtgctgggtatggatcCTGCTTAcgcgtctctctctctccttctccctctgcccttccccctccctgctcatgctctctctctctaaaaaaaaaggaataaataaaccaATTGCAATTAACTACTTCACCTGATACCCTGTTTCATACCAGGGGTGAGACACACTGGCATACTGGCTAAATTAGACTATATTTCCTTTGACCTTTGctattatattataaataccaTGTAGCCAGATTGCTCCCCTACATAACTAACATCAGAAGATAATTTATCATCATTTTGTGAATCTCACAGTAATATTAGATTAGAGCCACTATCACTTGCAGAATAATAAGTGCAGTTAATAGAATGAAAAATCCTATGAATTtcgtttttaaaacttaattttaatacTGGTAACTTCCTTTGAAGcctaataatagtaatattataataacataataTTGGATACTACTTATTAACACTATATCATAGGTTCTGTACAAATTATACTATATATGTTA encodes:
- the MMRN1 gene encoding multimerin-1 isoform X1 encodes the protein MKRARLFILLSSLWNGGFGLINTTHTWTTAEDAGSRENMASATVSLNKMLPTPQIMSAEIVTVPEARTSEESLLKSTLPPSETGSPPGNVRNPTLTPPGKTEGVLKLQPLALPTKPSLKFSPRAESVVLSNSTMKFLQSFARKTSQQAISPNAVAGGPGNRSPRETYLSRGDSGGSQKTNDQKSSFETTRGKNWCAYVHTRLSPTVILDNQVTYVPSGRGPCGWASGSCPQRSQKISNPVYRMQHKIVTSLEWKCCPGFSGAKCQLKAQEQQHLIQSSQAESHGAVGRGTAEPQQQQPQPQQQDCGDPAVTQKMTEQMNHQAMKLTLLQKKIDNISLALSDVRNTYSSLEGKIHEDKDREFQSFLKGLKSKSINDLVKNIVREQFKIFQNDMQETIAQLFKTVSSLSEDLENTRQIIRQVNESVVSITVQQKSVLMPENRPTLTDVLDLKNHIVNIRQEMTFTCEKPIKELEAKQTHLEGALEQEHSRSILYYESLNKTLSKMKEVHEQLLSTERVSDQRGVPTVESVSGNVTEYVSALHETIKKHGLMMLQMFDDLHIQDSKINNLTVALEMEKESIRGECEDMLSKCRNDFKFQIKGTEENLQVLNQTLADVLFPMDNKMDKMNEQLNDLTYDMEILQPLLEQAAPFRETVIQEPPKEAIAIKKKVENLISAVNSLNILIKELSKRHNSLRNEVQSRSDALDRRINEYALEMEDGLNKTMTIINNAVDFIQDNYMLKETLNTIKYNPEVHHKCTQNMETILTFIPQFQHLNDSIQMLINDNQRYNFVLQVAKVLADIPKDEKVSQSSFQRIYQMFNETISQVIKYQQNMSYLEEKILSTTKSSKNFETRLQDIETKVTKTIIPYYVSLKKGSVTTNERDQALQLQVLTSRFKALEAKSIHLSVHLTSLNKTLSEVLLMCHNASTRISELNATIPKQIESSLPDLPLLQKRLTEFVESIIEIKTQIAVSNLTWYVNRTLSDSLANVVKSQKQIKPILKKPNSLKKPTVNLTTVLIGRTQRNTDNVLVPGHYLDSFSVTEEYSDCSRSPCQNGGTCINGRASSVCACRHPFTGDNCTVKLVQENALAPDFSKGSYRYAPMVAFFASHTYGMTAPGPILFNNLDVNYGASYTPRTGKFRIPYLGVYVFKYTIESFSAHISGFLVVDGRDKLAFESENINGEIRCDRVLTGDALLELNYGQEVWLRLVKGTIPAKFPPATTFSGYLLYRT
- the MMRN1 gene encoding multimerin-1 isoform X2; its protein translation is MKRARLFILLSSLWNGGFGLINTTHTWTTAEDAGSRENMASATVSLNKMLPTPQIMSAEIVTVPEARTSEESLLKSTLPPSETGSPPGNVRNPTLTPPGKTEGVLKLQPLALPTKPSLKFSPRAESVVLSNSTMKFLQSFARKTSQQAISPNAVAGGPGNRSPRETYLSRGDSGGSQKTNDQKSSFETTRGKNWCAYVHTRLSPTVILDNQVTYVPSGRGPCGWASGSCPQRSQKISNPVYRMQHKIVTSLEWKCCPGFSGAKCQLKAQEQQHLIQSSQAESHGAVGRGTAEPQQQQPQPQQQDCGDPAVTQKMTEQMNHQAMKLTLLQKKIDNISLALSDVRNTYSSLEGKIHEDKDREFQSFLKGLKSKSINDLVKNIVREQFKIFQNDMQETIAQLFKTVSSLSEDLENTRQIIRQVNESVVSITVQQKSVLMPENRPTLTDVLDLKNHIVNIRQEMTFTCEKPIKELEAKQTHLEGALEQEHSRSILYYESLNKTLSKMKEVHEQLLSTERVSDQRGVPTVESVSGNVTEYVSALHETIKKHGLMMLQMFDDLHIQDSKINNLTVALEMEKESIRGECEDMLSKCRNDFKFQIKGTEENLQVLNQTLADVLFPMDNKMDKMNEQLNDLTYDMEILQPLLEQAAPFRETVIQEPPKEAIAIKKKVENLISAVNSLNILIKELSKRHNSLRNEVQSRSDALDRRINEYALEMEDGLNKTMTIINNAVDFIQDNYMLKETLNTIKYNPEVHHKCTQNMETILTFIPQFQHLNDSIQMLINDNQRYNFVLQVAKVLADIPKDEKVSQSSFQRIYQMFNETISQVIKYQQNMSYLEEKILSTTKSSKNFETRLQDIETKVTKTIIPYYVSLKKGSVTTNERDQALQLQVLTSRFKALEAKSIHLSVHLTSLNKTLSEVLLMCHNASTRISELNATIPKQIESSLPDLPLLQKRLTEFVESIIEIKTQIAVSNLTWYVNRTLSDSLANVVKSQKQIKPILKKPNSLKKPTVNLTTVLIGRTQRNTDNVLVPVTEEYSDCSRSPCQNGGTCINGRASSVCACRHPFTGDNCTVKLVQENALAPDFSKGSYRYAPMVAFFASHTYGMTAPGPILFNNLDVNYGASYTPRTGKFRIPYLGVYVFKYTIESFSAHISGFLVVDGRDKLAFESENINGEIRCDRVLTGDALLELNYGQEVWLRLVKGTIPAKFPPATTFSGYLLYRT
- the MMRN1 gene encoding multimerin-1 isoform X3, whose protein sequence is MQHKIVTSLEWKCCPGFSGAKCQLKAQEQQHLIQSSQAESHGAVGRGTAEPQQQQPQPQQQDCGDPAVTQKMTEQMNHQAMKLTLLQKKIDNISLALSDVRNTYSSLEGKIHEDKDREFQSFLKGLKSKSINDLVKNIVREQFKIFQNDMQETIAQLFKTVSSLSEDLENTRQIIRQVNESVVSITVQQKSVLMPENRPTLTDVLDLKNHIVNIRQEMTFTCEKPIKELEAKQTHLEGALEQEHSRSILYYESLNKTLSKMKEVHEQLLSTERVSDQRGVPTVESVSGNVTEYVSALHETIKKHGLMMLQMFDDLHIQDSKINNLTVALEMEKESIRGECEDMLSKCRNDFKFQIKGTEENLQVLNQTLADVLFPMDNKMDKMNEQLNDLTYDMEILQPLLEQAAPFRETVIQEPPKEAIAIKKKVENLISAVNSLNILIKELSKRHNSLRNEVQSRSDALDRRINEYALEMEDGLNKTMTIINNAVDFIQDNYMLKETLNTIKYNPEVHHKCTQNMETILTFIPQFQHLNDSIQMLINDNQRYNFVLQVAKVLADIPKDEKVSQSSFQRIYQMFNETISQVIKYQQNMSYLEEKILSTTKSSKNFETRLQDIETKVTKTIIPYYVSLKKGSVTTNERDQALQLQVLTSRFKALEAKSIHLSVHLTSLNKTLSEVLLMCHNASTRISELNATIPKQIESSLPDLPLLQKRLTEFVESIIEIKTQIAVSNLTWYVNRTLSDSLANVVKSQKQIKPILKKPNSLKKPTVNLTTVLIGRTQRNTDNVLVPGHYLDSFSVTEEYSDCSRSPCQNGGTCINGRASSVCACRHPFTGDNCTVKLVQENALAPDFSKGSYRYAPMVAFFASHTYGMTAPGPILFNNLDVNYGASYTPRTGKFRIPYLGVYVFKYTIESFSAHISGFLVVDGRDKLAFESENINGEIRCDRVLTGDALLELNYGQEVWLRLVKGTIPAKFPPATTFSGYLLYRT